The Cytobacillus firmus genome segment GCTCCATCCTGGCGATTTCCGATATGGAAGCTGCTATGCGGGAAGAGAAAATAAAAAAGACCAAAACCGTCTGCACATATTGCGGGGTCGGCTGCAGCTTTGACGTATGGACAAAAGGCCGCGAAATATTGAAGGTTGAGCCTCAGGCAGAAGCGCCCGCCAATGGCATTTCTACCTGTGTAAAAGGGAAATTTGGCTGGGACTTTGTAAATAGTGAGGAACGTTTAACCAAACCGCTAATCAGGGAAGGCGATTCATTCCGTGAAGCAGAATGGGACGAAGCTCTGGACCTGATTGCCCGGAAATTTACAGAAATCAAAGAACAGCATGGCCCGGATGCGCTAAGCTTTATTACCTCCTCAAAATGCACCAATGAAGAATCGTATCTCATGCAGAAGCTTGGCAGGGCGGTTATAGGAACGAACAATATTGATAATTGTTCAAGATATTGCCAGACTCCTGCAACGGTAGGCTTATTCCGGACAGTTGGATATGGCGGTGATGCAGGTTCTATAGAAGATATTAAAAACTCCGCATTAGTGCTGATAATCGGCTCCAATACATCGGAATCCCACCCGGTTCTTTCCACCAGGGTAAAACGATCCCAGAAGCTTAACGGCCAGAAAGTTATCGTGGCTGACTTGAGGGAACACGAAATGGCAGAGCGTTCTGATCTGTTTGTGCGCCCTAGAGCCGGTACTGATATGGTATGGCTTTCTGCCATTACGAAATACATCATCGATCAGGGATGGGCAGATGAGATGTTTCTGCAGGAAAAAGTAAACGGTCTGGAAGAATTTACAGCAAATCTGGAGAAATATACACTTGAATTTGCTGAAGAAACAACCGGTATATCCAGAGATAATCTTATCAAAATGGCAGAAATGATTCATGAAGCCGATAGTGTTTCTGCATTATGGGCTATGGGTGTCACACAGCATCTGGGAGGCAGTGATACAAGTACAGCCATTTCAAATCTCTTGCTTGTAACCGGCAATTACGCCAAGCCTGGTGCAGGTGCATATCCTTTGAGAGGCCATAACAATGTGCAGGGGGCAGGAGACTTCGGAAGCAGTCCTGATAATTTGCCTGGTTACCAAAAGGTATCAGATCCTGATGTGAGGAAGAAGTTCGCAAATGCCTGGGGTGTAAACCTTCCTGAAAAAGCCGGAATGAATAATCACGAGATGGTAGAAGGAGTTCATGAGGGACAGCTGAAAGCGATGTATCTGAAGGGCGAAGATATGGGGCTTGTGGATTCAAACATCAATTATGTGCAGGCTGCATTTGAGAAGCTTGATTTCTTTGTTGTCCAGGATATTTTCCTATCCCGTACAGCTGAGTTTGCAGATGTTGTTCTCCCGGCAAGTCCAAGCCTGGAAAAGGAAGGAACCTTCACGAACACAGAAAGAAGAATCCAGCGTCTATATCAGGCGTTTGAACCACTTGGAGATTCAAAGCCGGATTGGCAGATTATTACTGAAGTTGCGAATCGCCTGGGAGCAGGCTGGACGTATACTCATCCAAGCGAAGTAATGGCTGAAGCAGCTAAGCTTATGCCTCTATACGCAGGCGTTACCTATGATAGATTGGAAGGCTATAATAGTCTGCAATGGCCAGTCGCTGAGGACGGAACCGACACTCCCCTCCTCTATACGGATGGCTTCCCGTTCCCGGATGGCAAGGCAAGACTTTTTCCGGTAGATTGGACTCCTGCTCTGGAATTCCCGGCGGAATATGATATCCATGTCAATAATGGACGTCTCCTGGAGCATTTCCATGAAGGGAATATGACATATAAGTCAAAAGGAATCAGCTCTAAAACACCGGAAGTGTTCCTTGAGGTTTCACCTGAGCTGGCCAAAGAGCGAGGCTTGAAGGACGGCACGCTAGTTCGCCTCACTTCACCGTATGGCAATGTTAAAGTTAAATGCCATATAACCAACAGGGTTAAAGGAAAGGAAGTTTACCTTCCGATGAATGATAGAGGAGAAGCGGCCATAAATTTATTAACAAGCAGCTATGCCGACAAGGATACTGATACACCGGCATATAAGGAAACAAAGGTAAAGCTTGAAATTCTAAGTGAAGAAGGCAGCAATCCGCTTCCTAGAATTAATCACCGCTATGGTAATCCGCAGCCGCAAATAGGTGTAAATGTCCAAAAGAAATGGGAAAGGAAAGATTATATTTTCCCGGGAGAATTGGTGAAAAAGGAGCGGAAGCAGCATGGCTAAAGCGATTAATAACATCAAGCGTTTTGAATTGTCACCCGAGGATAAACGAAAAAAAGACCTGGAAGAAGTGGAGAATGCCCTCATAGAAAATAAGGAACCTATACTTGAGCTTCTGACAGCGGTCGGACATATGCATGACCGGGGAGTCCTCTCATTATTGAATGGCCTGTTTGGGCAGGGAGATAAAGTTTTAAATGTCCTTGTTAAAGCATTAGACAAACCAGAAGCAACAAATACAATAAAAAACCTGCTTCTTATGGTTGGAACCCTCGGTACCATAAATGTCCAGCAGCTTGAACCCTTGCTGTTAAAATTAAATTCTGGTATTGCAAGAGTAGCGGATTATAAAGAAACCGACGAAAAAACAAGCTACTTTGATCTTGTCAGGGCACTGAAAGATCCGGAAGTCAATCGGGCAGTTACCCTCCTGATCACCTTCTTAAAAGGAATGGGAGAAGATACAAGCGCTATGGAAAGAAACACCCAGCTTCCAGAAGATCAGAAATTACACAAAATGGAAAATAACGAAAGTGATGTTCCTCCAAACAAAAGAGAATGAAAGAAAGCCAGTGACCGCTAATCAGGTCACTGGCTTTTTTTATCGAATACAACTAATAGGTATATAGACTCAAATTTTTACAATATTATCTTATAAACCAAAAATATAGCAGAATTTTGTGGAAAAATGGAAAACCATGTACTAGAATTGCAATAAGGAAAGATAAATAGGTGAACCCAATACATACATCATTTGAGAAGATATTAGAAAGAGGGTAATGAAGTGGGCATCATAAATGAAGGTAGTTTCATTGAAACAGTCCACATGAAAGGGTTACAAATCTCCCTGATTGCTTCGGGGGATGGGACAGAGGTTATTTATCACAGGCTGGAGCCAGATGCAAGGTGGGGACTGGAACCCTTAGAAGGCGGTGAATCGCTGGAATATCTTCATATGCTATCCGGTGAACTGCTATTAAAAGATTCTAATGGGGAAAAAACGTTAAGACCTGGTGATTCGTTCCAAAGATGCCCTGTTACTGAACATCATATTTTTCAATCAATAGGTCAATCTGAATTTTTATATGTAACCTCTAATCCAGTATTTCATTACTATAGCAAAGTGACAAATGAATTAAGAGAGTTGGTCATATCAATTGAAGAAAAAGATGGATATACAAGTGACCATTGCGATCGAATTACTAAAATGTCAATGCTCATGGCTGACGCGCTTGATTTAAATTCCCGGCAAATTTTGAAACTTAATCTTGCTGCATTCTTGCATGATATAGGAAAAGTAAAGGTGCCACTAGAGATTCTTCAAAAACCGGGTAAATTAACCTCTGATGAGTGGGAGTTAATGAAACAGCATTCGACGTTTGGACGCGAAATATTACAAGAAACAGGGCTGCCGAGTTTAATAGAAGCAGGAGAAGTGGTAGAGCAGCATCATGAAAGATTTGATGGCACAGGGTATCCCATAGGACTTAAAGGGGATGAAATTGCAATAGAGGCTGCCATTATTTCCGTTGTAGACTCATTTGATGCAATGACTACTGATCGTGTTTATCAGAAAGGCAGAAGTGTAACTGAAGCAATAGATGAACTTATACAAAATCGGGGTACCATGTACAATCCAGAGATCGTTGATATATTTATTAAAATAAAAGAAAAATTAGTAAAAATTTGAAGGGGGAATAATAATGAAGAAAGCAGCAATTGTTCTATTAAGTTTGATGTTATTACTTGTATTCAACGCGAAGACGTCGGAGGCTGCATATTTACCTGAATATGATAAATATGTAGAAGTGTCTTATGAACAAGCTAGATATATTGCCGATTTAATGGGTCTCCAAGATTATGAATTAGGAGAAGAAACAGCAAGGTTGTCATTTGAATTGCAGGAAAAGTTGATTGTAAAGATAGAAAAAATCCTGAAAACGGAAATTGACCATTATTACATCTGGTTAACCGTAGATGGAGAAACGGTTCTGGGTATAGATCCTCCACATCCAATGTTTTAGGAGAAAGCAAGTTAAAGCGTATGCTTTAACTTGCTTTTTGTTTTCCTGAACTAATGGCAAAAAGTCTATTAAACGTTCTTCTCAAAAACTATTCTTTCAGGATGCGAGTAAACATTAAAAGACTGACCGCGAATAAAGCCAACAGCTGTAATATTCAGGTCTTCTGCCAGCTTGATGGCTAAATCAGTCGGTGCTGATTTTGATAGAATGATGCCAACGCCAATTTTTGCGGCTTTAAGCAGAACTTCAGATGAGATTCTGCCGCTGAATGCAATGACTTTATCCCTTACAGGAATCCTGTTCTCAATGCAATACCCAAGGATTTTATCCAGAGCATTATGCCGCCCAATATCTGTTCTGCTGAGGATCAATTCCTCTGCAGAAAATAAAGCCGCATTATGCACTCCGCCTGTTTCATGAAAAGTCATGCTGCCATCCTGAAGCTGCTGCATAAATGAAATGCACTGATTGGGAGTCAGGGTCAGCTTTGATGTAGAAGTCCTGGCTGTCCTGGCATCGTTATGAAAGTAAAATTGCCTGCTCTTTCCGCAGCATGAACCGATAAATCGTTTAGAGTGAAACTCATGGCTTGCTGTAGAAGTTTGGGTATGTAATTCGACATAAGCAAATCCCTTGTTTTCATCTATTTGAATACTCTTTATTTCCTCATATCTTCTAATAAAGCCTTCAGAAGCCAAAAAGCCGATTGTCAATTCCCGAATTTTCGAAGGGCTGCAGACCATCGTTGCGAACTCTTCTCCGTTGAGATGAATTGTGAGCGGATGTTCAGAAACAATAGAATCTTCTGCTTCCTGCAGGACATCATTCTCAAATCTGACAATCTTTCTGCTGCTAATATCCATAATACTTCCTCCTAGAACCTTTCGACTAACAAAATATTAGCATATAATTTCAGTAATACAAGAAATTAAGATTGTATGGTTTGACAATTATTGTATTAATTGATTAACTTATTAAAGTGTGTACGGACTTATATAAATGAGATTATACATGAAATAAGAGTATATGAGGGCTGGAATATGAACAAATATGAAGCTGAATTCAGTAACTTAGTGCGCTCCTTCAGGAAAAAACATATGGGCAAAGGACCAAGCAAAGTCAGGACTACGTTCTGCAAAAATTGGGCTATTTGTGAAATGGAAGGGAATTTATCTCCTGTAGAAAAATTTATAGCGAGTGCAGACGAAGGGAAACAAATGCTTCGGGCTGCCAGAACTGAGATGGTCAAGGAAATGTATAAAAAGAATCGGCCGGCAGAAATGGAAGATTTTTTGCAGGCAAGGCTAATAGACCTTTTTGTGGATATTGATATAGAACGGGATTTTGGAATGTCAGTATTTGTATTCGATCAGGACATTCAAAGCAAGTTTATGGAATAAAAAGACTGAAATCTGGAAGATATATTCTGGATTCCAGCCTTTTTTATTTTTTTAGTATCCTTCTTATATCTCACATTCGGTTTCTTTGTTGTGTAAAATAGGGAATTATGTCACATAAGAATGGCGAAAAAAGGGGTTTAATGTCACGTTTGAAATATTTTTGTAATATTACTCTAACAAGTCTGTCAAATAAGGATGGTATAATCCTCCATGGAAAGACAAATTTACTAGAGACGATACTGAAAAGATAAACATAGATAAATAGTTTGATAAACGGCTGTATAATAGACCGAGTACATATTAGAAAGCAGGGTAATGACTTTGAAAAAAAGACTCCTCGTTTTAAATACGACAATTATTCTTGGGCTTGGAAGCGCTTTTTCAATCCCGGGTGTAAATGCTGAATCAATTAATAAGCTCGAGAATCAAAAAAGCCAAATCCAGCAGCAGCGCTCCAATTTGCAGGCTACATTGGCTGAAGCTGATAAGGAACTGGTAAGTGTACTTGAAGAAATTGCAGAGTTAAATGCTAAAATTACTAAAGTTGAAAAAGCAATTGAAGATAATAATAAATTAATAGCAGAAACGGAAACTAATATTGCCAGCACAAAAGCCGAAGTAGATCAATTGAAGGAAGACATGGCGATTATCCAGGAAAGAATTGAAAAGAGGAGTGCGATCCTTAAGCAGCGTGCACAATCTTTCCAGGAAAGCGGCGGAACCGTTGCATACCTGGATGTTCTTCTTGGGGCTTCCAGTTTCAGTGATTTCGTTGACCGTGTCGGTGCAGTAACTACGTTTGTTCAGGCGGACAAAGAATTACTGGAAGAGCAGGAACAGGATAAAAAAGCTTTTGAAGAAAAGAAGGCTGCAGTGGAAGAAGAACTTGCAGGATTAACAAGCATGATGACTGAATTAAAAGGCATGCAGGCTACTATGGAAGAGCAAAAACAGCAAAACAGCTCCTTAATCCAGCAGTTAAAAGAAAAGGAAAACTCTATTGCCGATAAAAAGGCAAAGCTGAAGAGTGAAGATGTCAAATATGCATCATTGATTGCTCAAATTGAACAAAGCATTGCGGCCCAGACAGCACCGGCAGCCCAGTCTGAGACTTCAACACCATCTCGCTCAGCTGCTGTGAATAAGCAAAAACCTGCTGCCCAGAAAACAAAAGGCTCAAGCACCTCTGCACCAAAGCCAAGCGTTAATGGCGGAAGCGCAATCAGCATTGTTACAACTGCAGGTAATAAATATATCGGTAATTCTGTTTATGTGTTTGGCGGCGGCAGAAATGCTTATGATATCGCAAATGGAAGATTCGATTGCTCAGGCTTTGTACACTGGTCGTTCTCCCAGGCAGGAATCAGTGTTGGAGCTAGCACAGATTCCCTTAAATTTGCTGGACGCCAGGTTTCAGCAAGCGAGATGAGAGCAGGAGACCTTGTTTTCTTTGATACCTACAAGAGGGACGGACATGTAGGCATTTACCTCGGCGGCGGTAAATTTATCGGTTCCCAAAGCTCTACGGGTGTTGCGATTGCAAATATGTCAAGCGGCTATTGGAAAACTAAGTTTAACGGCCGTGTTGTACGCGTGATAAATTAATGAAATGGACCTGACTTCCATGTGAAAACGTGGAAGTCAGGTTTTTTTGTTTGATCCTATTTGAGTCAGAGGCAGAACCAGGTTCGGACTTAAGTTATCGAATTTGCAGCTACTGAGTCAGAAGTTACTCCAGGTTCGGACACAGTTTACAAGATTTCCTCTATTTGAGTCAGAAGTTCCCCCAGCGCCCAAACAAAAACCCCACCCATTCAAACTTGCGAATTTTTAATAAATTCAAAATATTTTATTGATTATTACAATTAAGCATGATTAAATAGTAAATAACAAACAACTTATCAGATATGTGATGTCTGTAAAGGAAGGAGTCGTGAGGATGGATGTGAAAAAGATCTCAACGCGAAAAATATCTGAGATTGCTGCTGAGCAAATTGAAGATATGATTGCCAAAGGATCCTTTAAACCTGGAGATAAGCTCCCTTCAGTAAGAGAGCTGTGTGAATTATTTGGTGTCGGACGGTCAGCTGTCAGAGACGCCTTAACCTCTTTGCAGGGCAAAGGGATTGTGCAGGTTAAGCAGGGGGAAGGCACTTATATAACCAGATTTGATTCCTCAAAGCTGTTTAACAATCTGCATTTGCATCCGGATATAAAAGACATCCAGGAGTTGTTCCAGGCAAGAAAAATGGTGGAAACAGGGCTTGCTGAAATGGCAGCTGCCAATCGATCGGAAGAGGATTTGGCACTGATGAAGGAGCAGATTTCCGATGCAGCCATCCATGGATGGGAGGAGGATTACCAGTTTCATATGGCGATAGCCCGTGCAGCAGGTAATGATATCCTTATCCAATTTGTGCAGTTCATTTCTGAAACATTGAAAAAGTCCATGATTGATTTTCATCATTACCTCGAAACACGGCCTGACATTGCGAGAAAAATTGAGGAACAGCATTTGGAAATCTATTTGTCTATTAAAAATAAGCAGCCCGATCAGGCATATAAAAACATGGTTGACCATTTGGAATTGGTCGAAAAGCTTTTGCAGATGAGTATCCTTCAGGAGCAATGATGTTTTTTTTGAATAATACCAGAAACATTGTTTGTTATTACGAAACAAGAGGCGGTGGATAGGTTGATTGCAGCAGAATCGATAAGTGCATTAAAAACTTATTTAAGAGAAGATCAGATAGTTCAAAATAAGGACTCAAGCCCGTTTGGCAATTCTGGAAATATGGTTGTTTTTCCGGAAACAGAAGAGGAAATTGCAACAGTCCTTAAGCATGCTGATTCGAATGGTTTAACCATCACCATTAAGGGCGGCGGCACAAAACGGGGGTTCGGTGGCTTAACCGAAAAAACGGATATTCTTCTATCACTTGAAAAATATACTGGGATTGTGGAACACACGCCTGGTGATATGACTTTAACAGTAAAAGCGGGAAGTCGCTTTAAAGACCTTCAGAATTATCTGGCACAGCATAATCAAAAAATATCACTCGATCCTTGTTGGCCTGAAAATGCCACAATAGGCGGGATCATTGCAGCAAATGAAAGCGGACCCAAAAGATTGGGCTACGGTTCAGCCCGTGATGCAGTCATTGGTTTAAGGACTGTATACCCGGATGGCAAAGTAATACGTTCTGGTGGAAGAGTCGTAAAAAATGTGGCCGGCTATGATATGAATAAACTATTTATAGGGGCGATGGGCACACTTGGTGTCATTTCTGAAATCACCTTAAAGCTTCGCCCTATACCTAAATGCGAGAGCCTGGTTCTTGTTTCGTTTCCAAAAGGAAATCTGGAGGAAATTAAGGCTTTTGCAGTGAAGGTTTTGGATTCTATGATTGAACCTGTCTCGCTTGAACTGCTGAATCCGGCACTTTCTGATAAGCTTGCCGGAATAAACACCTACACTATAGCAATGTGTTTTGAAGATGTGGAAAGCTCTGTACGCTATCAGGAAGAATTCGTTAGAAATATGATGCCTGGTGATGCGGAATTGTTAATAAATCCAAAGGATAAAGCGGATTTGTTCTGGGACCGATTTTACACGCACATCCCCAATGGCTTAGATGGGGAATTGCCAATCCAAACAGAAGCATCCATTAAAATTGGAACTGTAAATCTTGAAGCGGTGAGCGTATTAAAGGAAACGGAACTGCTCCAGGACCGTTTTAATGTACAAATCGAGTCACATGGAGGTCTTGGCCATGGATTGAGTCAAGTGACCATTAGAGGTGCAGAGTCTGATGTCGCCAATGCCGTTGCCCATGTAAGGCAAATCGCTGAAAAAGCCGGCGGGTATGCGATTGTCAAGCATTTGCCCTTGCATCTTCGGAAACAAGTGGAGGTATGGGGCAATAAACCTTCTTATTTCTTTTTGCTGCAGGGCATTAAAACAAAAGTTGATCCAAATAAAACATTAAATCCAAACAGGTTTATAGGAGGGATTTAAATGAGCGTGCGGGAACTCGATTTAAAGCAAGAACCGCCATGTACTTCAGGATTGGGAAATTATTTATGGAGCGATCCGCCCGATGAAAACAAATGGGCTGACTGTGTCCATTGCGGCATGTGTCTGGAATCTTGCCCGACATATGAACAGACAGGCCAGGAACAGCATTCCCCAAGGGGGCGTGTTCACTTAATCAAATCAGTGGCAGAAGGGAAGCTCCAAGTAAATGAACATTTCATGGACCCGGTGTTTCAATGTCTGGATTGCCGCGCCTGTACAACTGCATGCCCGGCTGATGTCGATGTTGGGGGGTTAATTGAGGAAGCACGGGGCCAGATTCGTCAGGCAATGCCATTAACAGGTGTAAAAGGAGCCATCAGCAAGTTTTTTCTTCACGATCTTTTCCCGCACCAGAATCGCTTAAATACGCTCGGCAGCCTTCTGAGATTCTATCAAAAAAGCGGCATGCAAAAAGCCGTCCGAAAAACTAAATTAATCAATGTCATGCCGCAGCACCTCGCAGATATGGAAGCCATCATGCCTGAAGTGAAAGAGCCTGTTAAAAAGAAATATAAAGACGTAAAAGTAATAAAAGCAACAGGGGAGACAAAGCAGGAAGTTGCCATGCTGACCGGCTGTGTAATGGATGTCATGTTCAGTGATATTAATGAATCCACTATCAATGTACTGACCAGGAATGGTAGTGATGTTGTCATTCCCCAAAACCAGACGTGCTGCGGTGCCCTGCATGTTCACGCGGGAGACCGCGATATGGGCAGGAAGCTGGCAAAGCAGAATATGGAGGCATTCAAGGACTTTGATAAAGTGATTGTTAATGCTGCAGGCTGCGGGTGCATGATGAAGGAATACGCAGAATTATTTAAGGAAGATCCGGAAATGCATGCAAAAGCGGAAGAGTTTTCGGAAAAGGTAGAGGATATTTCAAAGTTTCTTCATGAAACAGGCTATGAAAAGCCAAAGGCTGAGATGAATACCAGAATTACGTATCATGATGCCTGCCATTTAGCGCATGGACAGGGGATTCGTCAGCAGCCGCGAGATATTCTTCTTGATATTCCCGGTGTAGACATGGTTCATATGCCAAATTCAGACCGCTGCTGCGGAAGTGCAGGAATCTACAATATTACCAATCCGGAAATGGCCAATGCAGTCCTTGAGAGCAAAATGGAGAATGTTCCCGATGATGTGGAAATGATATCGATGGGGAATCCCGGCTGTATGCTGCAGATGGCAATGGGAGTTCAAAAATACGGCAGAAACCAGAAAATCGTCCATACTGTCCAGCTTCTGGACTGGGCTTATCAAAAGGAAGACGGTATGAGGGAGGGAGAAGAGTGAAGGCAAAAGACCGGGTTAAATCAAAGGACAAACACATCTTAAATTTGGCTGATTTCGTTGGCGGTGCCCGTTCCATTCTTTACCTGAAGGAAGATCTTGTGGCCTATGACTGTGACGGCTTTACGATTCATAAACATTTGCCGAAGGCAGTGGTTTTTCCTAAAAACACACAGGAAGTGGCGGAGATTGTTAAATATTGCTCTGACAACGATCTTCCCTTCCTGGCAAGGGGAGCAGGAACAGGGCTCAGCGGGGGAGCCATACCGCTTAATGGGGAAATCATTATCAGTATGGTCAGGATGAAAAAGCTTATCAGCGTAGATCTGGAAAATCGCCGTGCCGTTGTAGAGCCTGGATTTGTCAATCTGAAACTCACCAATTCCATATCTGATAAAGGATATTATTACGCTCCAGATCCATCCAGCCAATATTGCTGTACAATTGGGGGCAATGTCGCAGAAAATGCCGGCGGTGCTCATTGTCTGAAATACGGAGTTACGACAAACCATATACTGGGACTTGAAGTGGTCATGCCTAATGGAGAAATAGTGGAAATTGGTAAAGACGGTATTCCGGATGCTCCCGGATATGATTTGCTTGGTCTGATCACAGGCTCTGAAGGAACCCTTGGCATTGTGACAAAGATAACAGTCAGGGTTCTGAAAAATCCTGAAGGAAAACAGACCGTTCTTGCCTACTTTGATCGGGTTGATGATGGAAGCCAGGCTGTATCAGAC includes the following:
- a CDS encoding FAD-linked oxidase C-terminal domain-containing protein, whose product is MKAKDRVKSKDKHILNLADFVGGARSILYLKEDLVAYDCDGFTIHKHLPKAVVFPKNTQEVAEIVKYCSDNDLPFLARGAGTGLSGGAIPLNGEIIISMVRMKKLISVDLENRRAVVEPGFVNLKLTNSISDKGYYYAPDPSSQYCCTIGGNVAENAGGAHCLKYGVTTNHILGLEVVMPNGEIVEIGKDGIPDAPGYDLLGLITGSEGTLGIVTKITVRVLKNPEGKQTVLAYFDRVDDGSQAVSDIISAGIVPAALEMMDKTAIEGVEAAAFPVGHPKDIEAVLLIEVDGIAAGIQEQIDQILEVCRKRNVREVRAAGSEEERARWWANRKTGFGAMGAISPDYLVQDGVIPRSRLPEVLSKINQISSESGLRIANIFHAGDGNLHPLVLFDARIPGESEKALEAGSQCLKVCADVGGTITGEHGVGIEKREEMRFVFTEEEIAAQTEIREVFNPHNLLNAGKLFPSPGRCAEVKKEMKAQAIS